TCAAAGGATAAGTTGCAAAAAAATCATCAGGCTTTTGAGCCTAATTTTGCCATCTTTGAGCAAAATAAACAGATTGATAAGGATAAAGAGAACTTTAGAAGTAGCATAAAATTTACGAAAGTCCAGACATAGAGAATTACCCAAAAAATCAAAATGCAAAAATCAAAATGCAAAGAGAATTTGTATGGGTTTAGTCTTATGCTTTTTACATTTTGAATTACATTTTGATATTTGATTTTTGTCTCACATTATGTCAAATTTTGACTAATAACTGCTATAGAAGGAGAAGAACCCTTCAGCCTTCAACCTAATTACGGACACGGATTACAAATTTTCAGTGTTTTATCCGTGTCCATCTGTGGCTGAATAGTTACCGCAAATTTTCAGAGGGGGAAAAATGGAAATAATCAAAGTAAAAGATGCCGGATTTTGTTTTGGGGTAAAAAGGGCAATAGATTTAGCTATGGAAGCGGCTAAAAATGAGAAAAATCATGTCTATACATTAGGTCCGCTGATTCATAATCCACAGGTGTGTGAAGAATTAAGGAAACAAGGGATAATTGAGGCTAAATCATTAGATGAGATAAAATCAGGCGTGGTTATCCTTCGTTCTCACGGCGTCCCACCTAAATTATACCAGGAAATATCCAATGCCGGGATTAGAATAGTGGATGCGGTTTGCCCGAGTGTGAAAAAAGTCCAGGAAATAGTGCATAAGCTAAAAGAAGAAGGTTATGAGGTAGTTGTTGTCGGAGAAAAAAATCATCCAGAGGTAATGAGTATCGTTGGAACTTTAGAAGGTGAAACGATTGTTGTCGAAAACCCTCAA
The nucleotide sequence above comes from bacterium. Encoded proteins:
- a CDS encoding 4-hydroxy-3-methylbut-2-enyl diphosphate reductase, with the protein product MEIIKVKDAGFCFGVKRAIDLAMEAAKNEKNHVYTLGPLIHNPQVCEELRKQGIIEAKSLDEIKSGVVILRSHGVPPKLYQEISNAGIRIVDAVCPSVKKVQEIVHKLKEEGYEVVVVGEKNHPEVMSIVGTLEGETIVVENPQEAKKLKIRRKIGVIAQTTQTIGNFKKVVEILLDKSRELKINNTICKAVENIQKSSLNVAKQVDLMLVVGGKNSANTTRLFQLCKNKTKFAYHIETPDEIATEWLKGIGKIGVTGGTSTANWLIDQVIKRLKYME